From a region of the uncultured Desulfatiglans sp. genome:
- a CDS encoding hypothetical protein (Evidence 5 : Unknown function) has translation MVKTWKNLLLIQFQFGSKVRGHSNTPLDLNVRSRFRPEMVFLAHLGINPPPCLWAIYMSTPHKRFVFLILAKPGPAAKRWDEGPEGRVNESSFPDWKLSPTGKSFPDGDDLNDGFGSDRRLGRPPAFLIS, from the coding sequence TTGGTGAAAACATGGAAAAACCTTTTGTTGATTCAGTTTCAGTTCGGAAGCAAGGTAAGAGGTCATTCGAACACGCCGCTCGATTTGAATGTTCGATCTCGTTTCCGCCCCGAGATGGTCTTCTTGGCCCATCTCGGCATCAATCCGCCCCCTTGTTTGTGGGCGATCTACATGTCGACTCCGCACAAACGCTTCGTTTTCTTGATCTTGGCCAAACCAGGACCCGCCGCGAAGCGGTGGGACGAAGGACCCGAAGGGCGTGTAAATGAATCCTCATTTCCGGATTGGAAACTGAGTCCTACCGGAAAATCATTTCCGGATGGAGACGATCTAAACGATGGATTTGGCAGCGATCGCAGATTGGGTCGACCCCCTGCCTTCTTGATCTCATAA
- the purD gene encoding phosphoribosylglycinamide synthetase phosphoribosylamine-glycine ligase (Evidence 2a : Function from experimental evidences in other organisms; PubMedId : 2182115, 2687276, 9843369; Product type e : enzyme) codes for MDVLVVGGGGREHALAWKLAQSGSIRRVFVAPGNAGTAMERGVENLPIPSDDIDALASFAARQKIGLTVVGPEAPLVAGITDHFRARGLACFGPSAQAARLEGSKRFAKDFMARHNIPTAAYGAFTELTAARAFIEKAALPLVIKADGLAAGKGVVIVTTPEEAVRTTEEMLSGAAFGDAGKTVVIEEFLAGEEASFTVMVGGESILPLATSQDHKARDDGDQGPNTGGMGAYSPAPVVSDHVYQRVMREVIEPTVRGMALEGTPYTGFLYAGLMIGTDGNPKVLEYNCRFGDPETQPIVMRLQSDLADLCLACLENRLDGASIQWDQRAALGVVMAAGGYPISYRKGDPINGLDEKAPDDVKVFHSGTVFQNDAVITAGGRVLCVTALGRTVREAQAKAYAHIERIHWDGVYYRTDIGYRAVEREQAGGN; via the coding sequence ATGGACGTATTGGTCGTCGGCGGAGGTGGCCGTGAACACGCCTTGGCCTGGAAATTGGCCCAATCCGGAAGCATACGAAGGGTCTTCGTCGCCCCCGGGAATGCCGGAACCGCCATGGAACGGGGGGTGGAAAACCTTCCGATCCCATCGGATGACATCGACGCCCTGGCGTCTTTCGCCGCCCGCCAAAAGATCGGCTTGACGGTTGTAGGCCCCGAGGCCCCCCTGGTCGCCGGTATCACGGATCATTTCAGGGCCCGCGGGCTGGCTTGCTTCGGCCCAAGCGCACAGGCCGCCCGCCTCGAGGGTTCGAAGCGGTTCGCCAAGGACTTCATGGCGCGTCACAACATTCCGACCGCCGCCTACGGCGCCTTCACCGAACTCACAGCCGCCAGGGCCTTTATCGAAAAGGCCGCCCTCCCCCTGGTGATCAAGGCGGACGGCCTGGCAGCCGGGAAAGGGGTCGTCATCGTAACCACCCCGGAAGAGGCTGTCCGTACAACCGAGGAAATGCTTTCGGGCGCCGCTTTCGGTGATGCGGGGAAAACGGTCGTGATCGAAGAATTTCTCGCGGGCGAAGAGGCCAGCTTCACGGTGATGGTAGGCGGCGAATCGATCCTGCCGCTCGCCACCAGCCAGGATCACAAGGCACGGGATGACGGCGACCAAGGGCCCAACACCGGGGGGATGGGGGCCTACTCCCCCGCTCCGGTCGTATCGGACCACGTCTACCAGCGGGTCATGCGCGAGGTGATCGAACCGACCGTGCGCGGAATGGCCCTGGAAGGGACCCCTTACACCGGTTTTTTGTATGCCGGCCTGATGATCGGTACGGATGGAAACCCGAAGGTCCTCGAGTACAACTGCCGCTTCGGCGATCCCGAAACGCAGCCGATCGTGATGCGCCTTCAGTCCGATCTGGCGGACCTGTGCCTCGCCTGCCTGGAAAACCGCCTGGACGGCGCGTCCATCCAGTGGGATCAACGCGCCGCCCTGGGGGTCGTGATGGCGGCCGGCGGGTATCCAATCTCCTACCGCAAGGGCGACCCCATCAACGGGCTCGACGAGAAGGCCCCGGACGATGTGAAGGTCTTTCACAGCGGCACCGTCTTTCAGAACGATGCGGTAATCACAGCCGGAGGGCGTGTCCTGTGTGTGACCGCTCTGGGGCGGACTGTGCGCGAGGCCCAGGCCAAGGCTTACGCACATATCGAGCGTATCCATTGGGACGGCGTTTATTACCGAACGGACATCGGGTACCGGGCCGTAGAACGCGAACAGGCCGGAGGGAACTGA
- a CDS encoding hypothetical protein (Evidence 5 : Unknown function), whose product MTALIRVSSLYPSLDKPSILIGRTRASQKEALLHIIDPDLGAHKRSFSENKTFFPKK is encoded by the coding sequence ATGACCGCCCTCATCCGTGTCTCCTCCCTTTACCCGTCGCTCGACAAACCCTCGATCCTCATTGGAAGAACCCGTGCCTCTCAAAAAGAAGCGCTGCTCCATATCATCGATCCGGATCTGGGCGCGCACAAGCGATCGTTTTCCGAGAACAAAACCTTTTTCCCCAAAAAATGA
- a CDS encoding hypothetical protein (Evidence 5 : Unknown function): MLKDATVEKDDQKAAHEGFPSALQEQTRWVAPANSAKDISRGKRRCQANGALYKRLKRIISLIMAWVQSPQHQRSRAWEA; the protein is encoded by the coding sequence GTGCTGAAGGATGCCACAGTGGAGAAAGATGATCAAAAGGCTGCGCATGAGGGGTTCCCATCGGCCTTGCAGGAGCAAACCCGCTGGGTGGCGCCGGCCAACTCAGCAAAAGATATTTCTCGAGGAAAACGGCGCTGCCAGGCAAATGGCGCTTTATATAAAAGACTGAAAAGGATAATCTCCCTTATAATGGCGTGGGTGCAGTCACCTCAACATCAACGTTCGCGCGCGTGGGAGGCGTAA
- a CDS encoding hypothetical protein (Evidence 5 : Unknown function) → MVFLANLGVNLLVCLCGDLQVASVQILDFIDIVQTGTRREAVGLSARRV, encoded by the coding sequence ATGGTCTTTTTGGCCAATCTCGGCGTCAATCTGCTCGTTTGCTTGTGCGGCGACCTGCAGGTCGCCTCCGTGCAAATACTTGATTTCATTGATATTGTCCAAACCGGGACCCGCCGCGAAGCGGTGGGACTGAGCGCCCGAAGGGTGTAA
- a CDS encoding DnaJ domain protein: MYLRRTYRQGVFEYAIAESFEVGGVWQHRELYHLGEDPGLFIEYPGGNSFYINEDLERDLERADVSFTADELERLFLPFLDPDIRRVVDLFDRGGRSSRGGRTYSSQEMDTLQKELHSFDKRRLHYLRCGRVDIGNLEGKSWKFLNVLLEKSRDEIEHIFEDMERQLPEREIRAYLFTALHLQTHFSHLISRNYPGMLDPERVDHFFLEDLCRLNRDTGFFRGVQRDDQNLLHPYLARYVMLYFDQGWDPHSVWDEDIQDFISRHRMYGSRPSGAHGLSPEELGACRELGLEPQAFRTMGRAEVVQTYRRKAIQVHPDTGGDHETFVRIKEAYECLIRLKH, encoded by the coding sequence TTGTATCTCAGACGCACCTATCGTCAGGGGGTCTTCGAATATGCGATTGCAGAATCCTTCGAGGTGGGCGGGGTTTGGCAGCACCGGGAACTCTACCACCTGGGAGAGGACCCGGGCTTGTTCATCGAGTATCCGGGAGGCAACAGCTTCTATATCAATGAAGATCTCGAGAGGGATCTGGAGCGGGCCGATGTGAGCTTTACGGCCGATGAACTCGAAAGGCTCTTCCTTCCTTTTCTGGACCCGGATATCCGGCGGGTGGTCGATCTTTTCGACCGGGGAGGCCGGAGCTCCAGAGGCGGACGCACATATTCGTCCCAGGAAATGGATACGCTTCAAAAAGAGCTGCACTCGTTCGACAAACGCAGACTCCACTATCTGCGCTGCGGCCGCGTGGACATCGGTAACCTCGAGGGAAAAAGCTGGAAATTTTTGAATGTTCTTCTCGAGAAAAGCCGGGACGAGATCGAGCATATCTTCGAGGATATGGAAAGGCAGCTGCCGGAACGCGAGATCCGTGCCTACCTGTTTACGGCCCTGCATCTCCAGACCCATTTCAGCCATCTCATCAGCCGCAATTATCCCGGAATGCTGGACCCGGAGCGGGTGGATCATTTTTTCCTCGAGGACCTTTGCCGACTCAACCGGGATACAGGCTTCTTCCGCGGGGTGCAGCGTGATGACCAAAACCTCCTCCATCCCTACCTGGCACGCTATGTCATGCTGTATTTCGACCAGGGGTGGGATCCTCACAGCGTATGGGACGAAGATATCCAGGATTTCATCAGCCGCCACAGAATGTACGGGTCCCGGCCTTCGGGCGCGCATGGCCTGAGCCCGGAGGAGTTAGGGGCGTGCCGGGAACTCGGTTTGGAGCCTCAGGCCTTCCGGACCATGGGCAGAGCAGAGGTGGTGCAAACGTATCGAAGGAAGGCCATTCAGGTCCATCCGGATACCGGCGGAGACCACGAGACCTTCGTCCGGATCAAAGAGGCCTACGAATGCCTCATCCGTTTGAAGCATTGA
- a CDS encoding Beta-lactamase domain-containing protein, whose protein sequence is MRAVILYDNTAALPDVEADWGFACFLETGGKKILFDTGADGRILMNNMRLCGVEPAEVDMVFISHAHWDHTGGLETFISIRPCPVFAPVSALHPRAPRDFVPVSGALRIDEYLYSTGELAGIEQSLVVEEDGWLYVVVGCSHPGVSVILDEAVRRGPVCGILGGLHDCRDFDRLAALDWICGTHCTFYQDEMRAILGSKFISGGVGRELIISWAHCKAGTVSPAGAPVA, encoded by the coding sequence ATGAGGGCGGTCATTCTGTACGACAACACGGCGGCGCTCCCTGATGTGGAAGCGGATTGGGGCTTTGCATGTTTTCTGGAAACCGGAGGGAAAAAGATCCTGTTCGATACCGGTGCAGATGGGCGTATTCTGATGAACAACATGCGTCTGTGTGGTGTCGAGCCCGCCGAGGTGGACATGGTGTTTATATCGCACGCCCACTGGGATCACACCGGCGGCCTGGAAACATTCATATCGATCAGGCCATGCCCTGTGTTCGCGCCTGTTTCGGCGCTGCATCCGAGGGCGCCCCGGGATTTCGTTCCGGTCAGCGGTGCATTGCGGATCGACGAGTATCTCTACTCGACGGGGGAACTTGCCGGGATCGAGCAAAGCCTCGTCGTCGAAGAGGATGGGTGGCTGTACGTGGTGGTCGGGTGTTCTCACCCCGGTGTGTCTGTGATTCTCGATGAGGCCGTGCGGCGAGGCCCCGTCTGCGGGATCCTTGGGGGGCTTCATGACTGCAGGGATTTCGACCGGCTAGCTGCGCTCGATTGGATTTGTGGCACGCATTGCACCTTTTATCAAGACGAGATGAGGGCGATTCTAGGTTCAAAGTTCATTTCTGGCGGGGTGGGCAGGGAGTTGATAATATCGTGGGCCCACTGCAAGGCCGGCACCGTCTCGCCCGCGGGGGCCCCGGTGGCCTGA
- a CDS encoding Radical SAM domain protein codes for MHERLQNLPFMLYADASGNIYEHPYLRMVGFSGQGPTPLEAEVLTEMPEFSKLFFIPGCPPFGLDPETGRTELVLEEETATGLEPVCAVAAFLEPGWLRSHLPAADYRSKDYTLPMWAYTAVGSLEDRYWAAGFQIEYNHKWDPRYYDDDELLPAIRSYRREHGLGPLARHLVQCATKNHCFAAKNLFLGRWEAPLPVSRSCNAACLGCLSFQPEGFTEASHERLSFRPDPAEVVALAVRHLETAPEAIMSFGQGCEGEPLTEYRLMGESIVQIRRLTGKGTINLNTNGSWPGRVRHVIGCGLDSIRISLNSARADFYEAYYRPKGYSFADVVESIRLSRAAGLYTMINYLVFPGITDQEAEFTALEELVLATDLNFIHLKNLCIDPQQYLAHMPVSSSPAMGMRVFVGRLRQELPQVQLGYFNQPVR; via the coding sequence TTGCATGAAAGGCTTCAAAACCTGCCTTTCATGCTTTATGCGGATGCATCGGGCAATATCTACGAACACCCTTATCTTCGGATGGTCGGCTTCTCAGGCCAAGGCCCCACCCCTCTCGAGGCGGAGGTCCTGACCGAAATGCCCGAATTCAGCAAACTGTTCTTCATCCCGGGCTGCCCTCCCTTCGGACTCGATCCGGAGACAGGCCGAACGGAACTCGTTCTGGAGGAGGAAACAGCCACGGGTCTGGAGCCCGTCTGCGCCGTGGCCGCTTTTCTGGAGCCGGGCTGGCTCCGCAGCCATCTGCCTGCGGCGGACTATCGCAGCAAGGATTACACCTTGCCGATGTGGGCCTATACGGCGGTGGGCTCGCTGGAGGACCGGTATTGGGCGGCCGGTTTCCAGATCGAGTACAATCACAAATGGGATCCCCGCTACTACGACGATGACGAACTACTGCCTGCTATCAGGAGCTACCGCCGGGAGCACGGCCTAGGGCCTCTCGCGCGGCATCTCGTCCAATGTGCCACCAAGAACCACTGTTTCGCCGCCAAGAACCTCTTCCTCGGCCGATGGGAGGCCCCGCTGCCGGTGAGCCGCTCATGCAACGCCGCCTGCCTTGGGTGTCTTTCTTTTCAGCCGGAGGGGTTTACCGAGGCCTCCCACGAGCGGCTTTCCTTCAGGCCGGACCCGGCCGAAGTCGTCGCCCTCGCTGTGCGGCACCTGGAGACGGCGCCCGAGGCAATCATGAGTTTTGGGCAGGGGTGCGAAGGGGAGCCTTTGACGGAATACCGCCTGATGGGTGAGAGCATCGTTCAAATTCGCCGGCTGACGGGGAAGGGGACGATCAACCTGAATACGAACGGGAGCTGGCCTGGGCGGGTGCGTCACGTAATCGGCTGTGGCCTGGATTCGATTCGCATCAGCCTGAACAGCGCGCGGGCGGATTTCTACGAGGCCTATTACCGACCGAAGGGCTACAGCTTCGCCGACGTGGTTGAGAGCATCCGCCTCTCCCGTGCCGCCGGCCTCTACACGATGATCAACTATCTGGTCTTTCCTGGCATCACCGATCAGGAGGCGGAGTTCACAGCCTTGGAGGAACTGGTGCTGGCGACGGATCTGAACTTCATCCACCTGAAGAACCTCTGCATCGACCCCCAGCAATACCTCGCGCACATGCCCGTTTCGTCCTCCCCTGCCATGGGGATGCGCGTGTTTGTCGGCCGCCTGCGGCAGGAACTGCCGCAGGTCCAGTTGGGTTATTTCAACCAGCCCGTCCGGTGA
- a CDS encoding hypothetical protein (Evidence 5 : Unknown function), giving the protein MLKGLIFLRLVDKPFLRLERVPGSAIRFQPGRGRKAGLQKLASIPNIKNRHMGKRFQ; this is encoded by the coding sequence TTGTTGAAGGGCTTGATTTTCTTGCGGTTGGTCGATAAACCCTTTCTCAGACTCGAGAGGGTGCCGGGGTCGGCCATCCGGTTTCAGCCGGGCAGGGGTCGGAAGGCGGGGTTGCAGAAACTTGCCTCTATCCCTAACATTAAAAATAGGCATATGGGGAAAAGGTTTCAATGA
- the atoC gene encoding Acetoacetate metabolism regulatory protein AtoC gives METILIVDDEKNYLVVMEALLASEGYEIITAQNGFDAIRLIEESDLDLLVTDMKMPGMSGMELLETAKKIQPDLPVIMMTAYGTIEMAVEAMKKQAYDYITKPFENEQLKLTVKKALENHRLIKQNRFLTKALSDRFRYGNIIGKSKVMLKVYDLIEKVSHSRASVLISGPSGTGKELIAKAIHYGSPRKDLPFVSINCGALTETLLESELFGHEKGAFTGAVAMRKGRFEVADGGTLFLDEVGDMPASLQVKLLRVLQEMEFERVGGTKTIKVDVRVISASNRNIKDDVAEGIFREDLFYRLNVINIEVPPLRERLDDIPLLVKHFIEKYRENASEKPVELSPEVWKIFYTYSWPGNVRQLENVIERAVILNPGRLITLDDLPEEMVEAETELDIERFIPPNTSLTEALETIEEKMIRRALERCGNVQSHAAKMLGITKSLIQHKMKKYQISL, from the coding sequence ATGGAGACCATTCTGATCGTCGATGACGAAAAGAATTATCTGGTCGTCATGGAGGCCTTGCTGGCCTCCGAAGGCTACGAGATCATCACGGCCCAAAATGGATTCGATGCCATCCGGCTGATCGAGGAATCGGATCTGGATCTTCTGGTCACCGACATGAAGATGCCGGGGATGAGCGGCATGGAACTCCTCGAAACGGCCAAGAAGATTCAGCCTGATCTCCCCGTGATCATGATGACGGCCTACGGGACGATCGAAATGGCCGTGGAGGCCATGAAAAAACAAGCATATGATTATATCACGAAGCCATTCGAGAACGAACAGCTCAAACTGACCGTCAAGAAGGCCCTCGAAAATCATCGGCTCATCAAGCAGAACCGGTTTCTCACGAAAGCCCTGTCAGACCGTTTCCGTTACGGAAATATCATCGGCAAGAGCAAGGTTATGCTCAAGGTCTATGACCTGATCGAAAAGGTCTCGCATTCCAGGGCATCCGTTTTGATCAGCGGACCCTCCGGAACCGGCAAGGAGTTGATCGCCAAGGCCATTCACTATGGAAGCCCCCGAAAAGACCTCCCTTTCGTCTCGATCAACTGTGGTGCCCTGACGGAAACGCTGCTTGAAAGCGAACTGTTCGGCCATGAAAAAGGCGCCTTTACCGGGGCCGTCGCCATGCGCAAAGGACGGTTTGAGGTTGCCGACGGCGGGACACTATTCCTCGACGAGGTGGGTGATATGCCGGCCTCCCTTCAGGTAAAGCTCTTGCGCGTCCTGCAGGAGATGGAATTCGAGCGGGTCGGCGGAACCAAAACCATCAAGGTGGACGTGCGCGTGATTTCCGCCTCCAACCGTAATATCAAAGACGACGTCGCCGAGGGCATCTTCAGAGAAGATCTTTTCTACCGGCTGAATGTCATCAACATAGAGGTGCCCCCGCTCAGGGAAAGGCTCGACGACATTCCGCTGCTGGTAAAACATTTTATTGAAAAATATCGCGAAAACGCATCCGAGAAACCCGTGGAACTCAGCCCGGAGGTCTGGAAGATCTTTTACACCTACTCATGGCCCGGGAATGTTCGGCAGCTCGAAAACGTGATCGAACGGGCGGTAATCCTGAATCCGGGGCGGTTGATCACCTTGGACGACCTGCCGGAGGAAATGGTGGAGGCCGAGACCGAACTCGATATAGAACGCTTCATACCACCCAACACCTCTCTTACGGAGGCCCTCGAAACCATTGAAGAAAAAATGATCCGGCGCGCGCTGGAGCGGTGCGGAAACGTTCAGTCCCATGCCGCAAAGATGCTCGGGATTACAAAGAGTCTGATCCAGCACAAGATGAAGAAATACCAGATATCCCTATAA
- a CDS encoding ATPase/histidine kinase/DNA gyrase B/HSP90 domain protein gives MLFSFPLSVVISRQAKDILMQSYENYARLLGQNLDHQVFQNFVLPVTGRYGMIRLREQKQNEWMDRIVRNTIHSFKIDLVNIYDIGKGVIAYSTDTRLLGKKAHESLGYKRAVLGETTSGLISEGDDLWGLGIEIFGGEKKLRTYIPFRGADPFTGDKGYVLGVFELIQDLSEEYESIVRFQYLVFGLSILIMGLIFVVLLLIVRKAENILQERTRQQRELESQLNQAERLAALGQMVAGVSHEIRNPLGIIRSTAEFLGGMPEIREHQKMLCGVIVEESSRLNNIVTEFLDFARPQTPRLRDIQLEDILRKNLVFLSPEFEKHGIRVQHDLNGRAMPLKADPDLLYRAFLNIFINAVQAMEQGGEMRVHAGVEDGYYRLDIEDTGCGISEENLARIFDPFFTCKDRGSGLGLSIVRNIIEGHQGTIAIESEEKTGTRVTIRLPKEPL, from the coding sequence ATGCTTTTCAGCTTCCCCTTATCGGTGGTCATCTCGCGGCAGGCCAAGGACATCCTGATGCAAAGCTACGAGAACTACGCACGGCTGTTGGGGCAGAATCTGGATCACCAGGTATTCCAGAATTTCGTTCTCCCGGTGACAGGCCGCTATGGCATGATTCGGCTCAGAGAGCAGAAACAGAATGAGTGGATGGACCGGATCGTCCGCAATACCATCCACAGCTTCAAGATCGATCTCGTCAACATCTACGACATCGGCAAGGGGGTGATCGCCTACAGCACCGACACCCGCCTCCTGGGGAAAAAGGCCCATGAAAGCCTTGGCTACAAAAGGGCCGTCCTCGGTGAAACCACATCGGGGCTGATTTCAGAAGGGGACGACCTATGGGGTCTCGGGATCGAGATCTTCGGAGGGGAAAAAAAGCTTCGAACCTACATCCCTTTCCGGGGTGCGGACCCGTTCACCGGCGACAAGGGGTACGTTCTCGGCGTTTTCGAGCTGATCCAGGACCTGTCGGAGGAATACGAGTCCATCGTTCGATTTCAGTACCTGGTGTTCGGCCTCTCGATCCTGATTATGGGGCTGATCTTCGTCGTGCTGCTGCTGATCGTACGCAAGGCGGAGAACATCCTCCAGGAGCGGACCCGCCAGCAGCGTGAACTGGAGTCCCAGCTGAACCAGGCCGAACGGTTGGCCGCCCTCGGCCAGATGGTCGCGGGGGTCTCCCACGAAATCCGGAATCCCCTGGGCATCATCCGCAGCACGGCGGAGTTTCTGGGCGGCATGCCCGAGATCCGTGAACATCAAAAGATGCTTTGCGGTGTCATCGTGGAGGAGTCCAGCCGGCTCAACAATATCGTCACGGAGTTCTTGGATTTTGCACGCCCCCAGACCCCCAGGCTCCGTGACATTCAACTCGAAGACATCCTCCGCAAAAACCTGGTCTTCCTGTCGCCCGAATTCGAGAAGCATGGCATCCGTGTGCAACACGATCTAAACGGCCGGGCTATGCCGCTCAAGGCCGACCCTGACCTGCTCTACAGGGCCTTCTTGAACATCTTCATCAATGCCGTCCAGGCCATGGAACAAGGGGGAGAGATGCGGGTCCATGCCGGCGTCGAAGACGGATACTACCGCCTCGACATCGAGGATACCGGTTGCGGGATCAGCGAAGAGAACCTGGCCCGCATCTTCGACCCATTTTTCACCTGCAAGGACCGGGGCTCCGGGCTCGGACTCTCCATTGTACGAAACATCATCGAGGGGCACCAAGGAACCATCGCGATCGAAAGCGAGGAGAAGACCGGCACCCGTGTAACGATCAGACTGCCCAAGGAGCCCCTGTGA
- a CDS encoding Xylose isomerase-like enzyme, translated as MFSPKLACCNLIADIPRLKTFALEHGFDGIDWSFTPENLPQTPAEESALFRSIEGLAPLEVRYHCAFHKTDLGDVDEERAKNAMILFQHLSRIVSKMNGHFLTLHIGLGRNTTHHLSWDRTIRRLTKLVQIASALNVKICLENLAWGWTSRPDLYEKLIRKSGAWGTLDIGHAQVSPSIKSQIFDIEDFVSPHPERFLNVHVYHKETSQGHLPPSRTDDLEDRLALVSRLQLCTWWVLELHEEAALLQTLKFVRQFLRRHAQGKGPAAAT; from the coding sequence ATGTTTTCACCAAAACTGGCCTGCTGCAATCTGATTGCGGATATCCCCCGCCTGAAGACGTTCGCCCTCGAACACGGTTTCGACGGCATCGATTGGAGTTTCACCCCCGAGAACCTGCCGCAAACCCCAGCGGAAGAATCGGCGCTGTTCCGCTCGATCGAAGGGTTGGCCCCCTTGGAAGTGCGTTACCACTGTGCATTTCACAAGACCGATCTGGGTGATGTCGATGAGGAAAGGGCCAAAAACGCCATGATCCTCTTTCAACACCTGTCCCGAATCGTATCCAAAATGAACGGCCATTTTTTGACTCTTCACATAGGGCTTGGACGCAACACCACCCATCACCTATCCTGGGACCGGACCATCCGCCGCCTCACCAAGCTGGTTCAGATCGCCAGCGCCCTGAACGTGAAGATCTGCCTTGAAAACCTCGCCTGGGGGTGGACCAGCAGGCCTGACCTCTACGAAAAGCTGATCCGCAAGTCAGGCGCCTGGGGCACACTCGACATCGGGCATGCCCAGGTAAGCCCTTCGATCAAATCCCAAATCTTTGACATTGAAGACTTCGTCAGCCCCCACCCCGAGCGGTTTCTGAACGTCCACGTCTACCACAAGGAAACCAGCCAGGGGCATCTGCCACCCTCGAGAACAGATGACCTCGAAGATCGCCTGGCGCTCGTGAGCCGGCTCCAGCTCTGCACCTGGTGGGTCTTGGAACTGCACGAAGAAGCGGCCCTGCTTCAAACGCTCAAATTCGTTCGTCAGTTTCTTCGAAGGCACGCTCAGGGGAAAGGCCCTGCAGCTGCAACATGA
- a CDS encoding hypothetical protein (Evidence 5 : Unknown function) yields the protein MVFNLGVNLRVCLCGDLQVASAQTLDFLDIGQKSSFPDWKLGSTGKSFPDGSRLVSIRKGFYWSISGLIRTAAFPATCRSPLRKRLVSLIL from the coding sequence ATGGTGTTCAATCTCGGCGTCAATCTGCGCGTTTGCTTGTGCGGCGACCTGCAGGTCGCCTCCGCGCAGACGCTTGATTTCCTTGATATTGGCCAAAAATCCTCATTTCCGGATTGGAAACTGGGTTCTACCGGGAAATCATTTCCGGATGGATCTAGACTTGTTTCCATCCGGAAAGGGTTTTATTGGTCAATCTCGGGGTTGATCCGCACGGCTGCTTTTCCGGCGACGTGCAGATCGCCTCTGCGAAAACGATTGGTCTCCTTGATATTGTAA
- a CDS encoding conserved hypothetical protein (Evidence 4 : Unknown function but conserved in other organisms), with amino-acid sequence MVNRMHDPIRSDMVVLDVISRHRETEAVFRRYDQKAGVCLCCEALFETIRGMAEKYRLDLDALLADLKAAAASEDSERNQ; translated from the coding sequence ATGGTGAATAGGATGCATGATCCGATCCGCTCCGACATGGTTGTCCTGGATGTCATCTCCAGGCATCGTGAGACGGAGGCTGTTTTCAGACGTTATGATCAGAAAGCCGGCGTCTGCCTCTGTTGCGAGGCTCTTTTCGAAACGATTCGAGGCATGGCGGAAAAATACCGTCTTGACCTGGATGCGCTCCTGGCCGATCTTAAGGCAGCGGCGGCCTCGGAAGACTCAGAACGTAACCAATAG